Proteins encoded in a region of the Nitrospira sp. genome:
- a CDS encoding cadherin-like beta sandwich domain-containing protein, whose product MRGTLTFAGQRLTAALIIAISFSASGCMDSATVNPVAELASLTVTPGTLQPAFTGGTTQYTVDLTREVTSVRITAQPAVAGDTVTINGQATTSSTIALGPEGSTTSVSIVVSESSNNSRTYIVLLKRASLSGNNSLASLAVSPGTLAPAFNANRLNYSVDVANNIGSVDITLTLQNLAATMSISVNNGPPTNINSGETRTIPLGGTGSSTLIDIAVTAQNGNQKTYRVTVNRGGSGNNFLQSLAISPGTLVPDFSPGIEGYTVNLPSILPGNPTSMTVTPTLQDLTARMSISVNNGPPTNINSGETRSTPLPTPGSTTFIAIVVAAQNGTTKTYSINVIRVALNGNNFLSALTISPGTLAPFFSAGIEAYTVDVASSVSRITVTPTLQDATASMTVNGTPTNSEQARTISLGGPGSNTVINIVVTAQNGTPKTYSINVTRAALSGNNNLSALTVTPGALSPAFSSNTLSYTVGVASDVTSVTVTATLSDTNASMMINGQGTSSGQARTISLGADGSSTAIEIIVTPPNGNSKTYTVTVNRAALSGDNNLSALTVTPGALSPAFAASAQAYTVGVASDVTSVTVTATLSDTNASMTINGQGTSSGQARDIGLGAPGPTSIQIVVIAPNGISKTYTVTVNRAAPASDNNLSGVTVTPGSLVPTFASSTTSYTVDVATDVTEVTVTATKSDPNAVLSGAITDPGAGQATGQANIPLGGAGTTTPVTITVTAPNGNSKAYTITVNRAP is encoded by the coding sequence ATGAGGGGTACTCTGACCTTTGCAGGACAACGCTTAACCGCTGCTCTTATCATCGCGATCAGCTTCAGCGCCTCAGGCTGTATGGACTCGGCAACCGTGAACCCAGTGGCCGAACTCGCCAGCCTGACGGTCACCCCCGGAACACTCCAACCGGCCTTTACCGGCGGAACAACTCAATACACCGTCGATCTCACCCGCGAGGTCACAAGTGTGAGGATCACGGCGCAACCTGCCGTGGCGGGTGATACCGTCACGATCAATGGCCAGGCCACGACGAGCAGCACCATTGCCCTTGGTCCGGAAGGGTCGACCACTTCCGTAAGTATCGTCGTGTCGGAATCAAGCAACAATTCCCGTACCTATATCGTGCTTCTCAAGAGAGCGAGTTTATCCGGGAACAATTCGTTGGCGAGCTTGGCCGTGTCGCCCGGCACCCTGGCTCCCGCATTCAACGCGAACAGACTGAACTACAGCGTCGATGTCGCTAACAATATCGGAAGTGTCGATATAACCCTCACACTCCAGAATCTCGCTGCGACGATGAGCATAAGTGTCAACAACGGACCACCCACCAACATCAACTCCGGGGAGACACGAACCATACCGTTGGGGGGAACGGGTTCAAGCACCCTTATCGATATAGCGGTGACCGCTCAGAACGGCAATCAGAAAACCTACCGCGTAACAGTAAATCGCGGAGGATCAGGCAATAACTTCTTGCAGAGCCTGGCGATTTCACCAGGCACGTTGGTCCCGGATTTCAGCCCCGGCATAGAAGGCTATACAGTGAATTTGCCGAGCATTTTACCGGGCAACCCGACCAGCATGACGGTAACGCCAACGTTGCAAGATCTCACCGCGAGGATGAGCATAAGCGTCAACAACGGACCACCCACCAACATCAATTCCGGGGAGACCCGAAGCACTCCGTTGCCCACCCCTGGTTCAACCACCTTTATTGCTATAGTGGTAGCCGCGCAGAACGGCACCACGAAAACCTACTCCATCAACGTCATTCGTGTCGCACTTAACGGGAACAATTTTCTGTCGGCGTTGACCATTTCACCAGGCACGTTAGCCCCCTTCTTTAGCGCTGGCATAGAAGCCTACACAGTAGATGTGGCGAGCAGCGTGTCCAGGATTACTGTGACACCGACGCTGCAGGATGCCACGGCAAGCATGACCGTGAATGGAACTCCCACCAACTCCGAACAAGCTCGAACCATTTCATTGGGCGGACCTGGCTCGAACACCGTTATCAATATCGTGGTGACCGCGCAGAACGGCACCCCGAAAACCTACTCTATCAACGTCACTCGTGCCGCACTCAGCGGGAACAACAATCTGTCGGCGTTAACCGTGACACCCGGCGCCTTGTCACCTGCTTTTTCATCGAACACCTTGTCTTACACGGTAGGAGTGGCGAGCGACGTGACCAGCGTCACAGTAACCGCGACACTTTCGGATACAAATGCAAGCATGATGATCAATGGACAGGGAACAAGTTCAGGTCAGGCACGCACCATTTCGCTGGGAGCTGACGGATCAAGTACGGCAATAGAAATCATCGTGACGCCTCCAAATGGCAACTCCAAGACCTACACTGTTACCGTAAACCGAGCGGCGCTCTCCGGTGACAACAATTTGTCGGCCTTGACAGTGACACCAGGCGCCTTATCACCTGCCTTTGCTGCTTCGGCGCAGGCCTATACGGTAGGAGTAGCGAGTGACGTCACCAGCGTCACAGTAACCGCCACACTTTCGGATACAAATGCGAGCATGACGATCAATGGACAGGGAACCAGCTCAGGCCAGGCACGTGACATCGGCCTGGGAGCTCCTGGACCGACCTCAATTCAGATTGTTGTGATTGCCCCCAATGGAATCTCCAAGACCTACACCGTCACGGTGAATCGCGCGGCGCCGGCAAGCGACAACAATCTGTCGGGCGTGACGGTGACACCAGGCTCCTTGGTTCCCACCTTTGCATCAAGCACGACGAGCTACACGGTGGACGTGGCGACCGATGTCACAGAAGTGACCGTCACTGCTACGAAGTCCGATCCGAATGCTGTCCTGTCTGGAGCGATCACTGATCCAGGGGCGGGGCAAGCGACCGGTCAAGCGAACATTCCGCTCGGTGGGGCGGGGACAACCACTCCTG